Sequence from the uncultured Flavobacterium sp. genome:
GTTTAACGGATTACCGTGGATATTTGATCACGCCGAAACCATTGACGAAAGAAACATCGAACGTGTCAAAAATTTAGGTGGAGGAATCGCAGTTCAAAGCAGAATGGCGTATCAAGGTGAATATTTCACAGATCGATATGGCGCAAAAGCTGCCGAAAATACGCCACCAATTAAAAAAATGCTAGAAATGGAAGTTCCCGTTGGCGGAGGTTCAGATGCAACAAGAGTAAGCAGTTACAATCCGTGGGTTTCAATGTATTGGATGACAGTTGGAAAAACAGTTGGAGGTTTGCAATTGTATAATGAAAGCAGATTAAGTCGAGAAACGGCACTAGAATTATACACCAGAGGAAGCGCATGGTTTTCTCAGGAACAAGCCAAAAAAGGAGATATCAGAGTTGGAATGTTTGCAGATTTGGTAGTTTTAGACAGTGATTATTTTTCTATTCCTGATGAAGACATTAAAAAAATCGAAGCTGATCTAACCATTGTCGACGGAAAAATTGTGTATGCAAACGGAGATTTCTCTTCCTTTTCACCGCCTCACATTCCGATATTACCGGATTGGTCGCCAACAAATATTTACAACGGTTATCCAACCAAAAGTAATTTGCAAAGTGCGATCGAAAAGAACTCAAAAGCAGACGCAAAACCAAGTCTGACTTCTCAAATTCACAGTTGCTCCGGAAGCTGTGATGTTCATGCTCACAGTCATGATATTGCCAGAATGAGCAACGTGCCGGTAAATAACTATAACGCATTTTGGGGCGCTTTGGGCTGTTCCTGTTTTGCCTTTTAAATTTAAAAAAGATGAACGAAATTATCAAACAAATCCTTTACTCAGATTTAGGAACATCCTTCAACAATGCGGCACTTTTAGTATTTAGAGTATTACTTGCAGTTGAGCTATTCAGAGTACACGGAATGAAGAAATTCAGAGTTGAAAATGGACAAAGAGAACACGTTCCAAATCCGTTGCATTTACCAGAAAAACTAAACGGATTAGTCGCTACTTTTTCTGATACTGTAGTTCCATTTCTTATCATTTTAGGTATCGGAACCCGACTTGTTGTCTTACCAACTATTGGCGTTACAGCCGTAGGATATTTTGTTGTACACAGAAAAGATTCACTCGAAGTACGCGACGTTCCTTATATGTACACGCTGTCTTTATTATTAATTCTTGCGCTTGGAGCAGGAAAATATTCACTTGATTCTTATTTATTAACATTCTTAAACAATTAATTTAAACAGATAGAAGCATAGTTTTTGTTTCACGCAGATTTTGCAGATTAGAGTAAATTTAATTTTAGATTTTTATCAATTAATCTGCGCTTATCAACTTAAATCTTTTTAAATCTGCGTGAAAAAATATCCAGTACATAAATTTAAAATGATTACTTATTAAACCTTATATAAAATGAAAGCAAACATCGGAATTAAACAAGAAAGCATCACAAAAGTTGTAGATGTATTGACTAAAGTTTTGGCTGACGAATTTGTACTTTATACCAAAACAAAAAAAGCACATTGGAATGTAGAAGGTCCGGATTTCTACAACAAACACATCTTCTTTGAGCAACAATATGAAGCGCTTGACGAAATCGTAGATGCTGTTGCCGAAAGAATCAGAACTTTAGGTCATTATGCGCCCGGAACTTTAAAAGAATATTTGGCATTAACGCATTTAACTGAAGAATCAAGAGAGAAAAACGACAGCACAGGTTACATCAAAGAATTATTGGCAGATCACGAAAGCATTTTAATTCACTTACGTGAAAACATCAATAATTTTGCTGCCGAACTTCACGACGCCGGAACCAGCGATTATATTACCGGACTTTTAGAAAATCACGAAAAAATGGCATGGATGCTTCGTGCACACCTGAAATAATCAAAATTATGGAAATACAAAAAAACATTTGGTACGTAACCCTGCTTCTAACCATGATTGCAGGGTATTGCGATACCGTAACATTTGTTGCGGCAGATTCTATATTTTCGGCACACGTTACGGGCAACTTTATTGTCTTTGCTTATCAGATCATCAAAGGTTCTGATGTACATGCATGGATAAAATTACTGACATTTCCGGTATTTATTATGGCAGTTATTACCGGAGGAAGAATCGCCTTAAAAAACACAAATCATTATACAATCTTATTTTGGGAAGGTATCGTGTTGGTTTTAAGCGGAATTGCTTCTTATGCTTTTGGCTTTTTAGAGATTTTTTCAGAATGGACGATTTATACCATCGCAATGGCAACCGTTTTTGCAATGGGCCTTCAGAATGCTTTTGGAAAATTATATGCCAAAGAAACGCATGGTCCAACAACTATGATGACCGGAAATGTAACACAAGCTTCTTTGGATTTAGGCAGCATATTAAAAAACGGATTAAAAGATGCTGAAATCCTGTTAAGTTTTAAGAAACAAGTAGTTACTATTATGGGATTTTTGACAGGATGTTTTTTAGGCGCAATTGCAGGAAAGTTTTTTGGTTTAGGAACTCTAATTATTCCGGGAATTGCAATGCTAATATGTTACCATTATCACCGCGAAAAATAAGCAAATTTAACATACAGATTTGCAGATATCTGATAATAGATTATCTTTAAAAAATGAATAATAGTCCCCATTTAGCAGTCAAAAACCACAAATGCATTCTATATACCATAGCTGCATTTCTGTTCCTGATTACGCACACAAATGCGCAGTCAAAAGAAGATCCTGATCAATTAAAAAAGAAAATAGCTTCGGCTAAAAGTGACAACCAAAAAGTGGAGTTACTTTTAGCTTTAAGCAATTATTATCTCACCAAACCAGGCGAATTTAAAGCGGATCTTGACAATGCAAATGCGATAAATACCGAAGCAAAAAATCTAAGCAATAGTTTAAATTATAAACTTGGTAAAGGGAAAGCAATTCTATTAGAAGCTCAGATTTTCAGAGAAAAAGGAGATTCAAAAAACGGACTAAAAAAGACGAAAGAAGCACTCGCCTATTTTCAGAAAAATAATTTAACCGAACAACAAGGTGATAGTTATGCTGAACTTGCTATTTATGAAAATGATCTGGATAAAAAAGCCGAATTAAAAACAACGTCTATCGAATTGTTCAAAAAATCAGGCGCAAAAGAAAAGCAAGCAACTGCATTAAAAGAACTTGGCGAATTATACAGCAGCAACGAAAATCCGGATAAAGCAGATCCTATTTTATTGGAATCATTGGCGCTTTATAAAACCATTAAGTTCAGGGAATTACAAGGCGTTTATAATATTCTTTCTCAGGTTTATACCCAAAAAGGAAATTATCCCGAAGCTTTAAAATATGCTTTATTGGCCGAAAAAACAGCTCTTGCAATGCGCGATAATTCCTTGCAATTGAGTTCGATTTATAATCGTGCAGCTTTGGTTTATTATTACTTACGACAAAATAATAAAGCAGAAGAATATTGGTATAAAGCGCTAGAAATCGCCAAATATTATAAGGATACAGATTATGTAAGAACCATTGCTGAGAACCTTTGTTCATTGCTTATTCGTCAGAAAAAACAAAATGATGCGCTTAAATTGATAAAAGAAATGCAGGTTAATTTTCCGACCACGAATATTGAGCGTCAAATGGTCGAAAATTATCTTTTATTTAATATTTACAGACTAAAGAAAGATAATGCTACAGCAGCAATTTATTATAAAAGACTGGTCGCTTATTATGGCGAAAATGCAGAGAGAAACGGAAATAGTATTGCGGTTTTAAGAAGTTATTCTGCTTATCATCTTCAGGTTAAAAAGTATGATGATTTCTACAGAACCATTAAACTTTTAGATTCCTGCGCGGCAGCAACCGGAAACAATAATATTAGATCTGAAAGTTATTTAGTTTGGTTTAAAGCCGATTCTGCAAGAGGAGATTATCTCAATGCAATCAAACATTATCAGCTTTATAAAAGCCTTTCTGATTCCGTTTTTAAAGGCGAAAAAAGCAAACAAATTAATAGTCTTCAGGTAGAATTTGATAGCGAAAAAAAGGACAAAAATATCGATTTGCTTACGCAGGAAGCAAAATTGCAAAAGATACAAATTCATAATGCCACAATTGTAAGATACGTTTTTATAGGAAGTGTTGTGGTTTTGATCCTTTTTCTGGCGTTTTTGTACAATAGTTTCAGATCCAAAAAGAAAAAAAACGAAGAACTAGAAATTCAGAGACAACAGATTAACGAACAAAACGAACTGAACAAAAAAATGCTGATCGAGAAAGAATGGCTTTTAAAAGAAATTCACCATCGTGTCAAAAATAATCTTCAGATTGTTATTAGTTTATTAAACACACAATCAGCTTATTTAGATAACGAAGATGCTTTAATGGCGATTCAAAATAGTCAACACAGAATGCATGCGATGTCATTGATTCATCAAAAACTATATCAATCTGATAATCTGGCTAATATAGATATGTCATGGTATATTTATGAATTAATCAATTACATGAAAGAATGCTTTGATACTGATAAAAATATTCTTTTTGTTTTAGACACAGAAAAAGTATATCTTGATGTTGCTCAAGCAGTTCCGTTAGGATTAATTATAAATGAAGCGATAAATAATGCTATTAAATATGCATTTCCTTCAGACAGAAAAGGTGAAGTACATGTTTCGCTAAAAAACACAGAAGGAAATCAATATCAACTTATTATAGACGATAATGGCGTTGGACTTCCGGCAGATTTTGAAGATACCGAAAGAGATTCTCTTGGTATGAATTTAATGATTGGTTTAAGCGATCAAATTGATGGAATTTTTGATATGAAAAGTGATAAAGGACTGAAAATCAAAATTACGTTTACCAGAAACACAGAGTTTGAAGGATCATCTGATAATGCTGAAATTATATAATTTTAAGAAATGAAGGAGAAAATTCTAATTGTTGAAGATGAATTTATAGTAGCAAATGACTTAAAAATCATGTTGTTAAAAGCGGGTTATCAAATAGTTGGCATTGCTTCTTCTGTGGTTCAAGCTCGAAAATTAATCGAAGACAAAAAACCGGATTGGGTTTTGCTTGACATTATGCTTAAAGGCGACCTTACGGGAATTGACCTTGCTTGGGAACTACGCGAAATACAATTGCCATTTCTATATATTTCAGCAAATACCAACCAAACTACACTTGAAGCTGTAAAAGCAACGCATCCGTATGGTTTTATGGTAAAACCGTTTAGAGAAAGAGATCTTATTGTGATGCTTGACATTGCCAAATATAGATTTGAACAGGAAAAAGGAACTTTTACCGAAATAAAAACGGAAAACGGAAATCAGGAAATCGACGGAATCATCGGCGAAAGCCATCTTTTGAAAGAAGTAATCGAAAAAATAAAAATTGTAGCTCCAGCAGA
This genomic interval carries:
- a CDS encoding DoxX family protein, giving the protein MNEIIKQILYSDLGTSFNNAALLVFRVLLAVELFRVHGMKKFRVENGQREHVPNPLHLPEKLNGLVATFSDTVVPFLIILGIGTRLVVLPTIGVTAVGYFVVHRKDSLEVRDVPYMYTLSLLLILALGAGKYSLDSYLLTFLNN
- a CDS encoding DNA starvation/stationary phase protection protein; the encoded protein is MKANIGIKQESITKVVDVLTKVLADEFVLYTKTKKAHWNVEGPDFYNKHIFFEQQYEALDEIVDAVAERIRTLGHYAPGTLKEYLALTHLTEESREKNDSTGYIKELLADHESILIHLRENINNFAAELHDAGTSDYITGLLENHEKMAWMLRAHLK
- a CDS encoding YoaK family protein; this translates as MEIQKNIWYVTLLLTMIAGYCDTVTFVAADSIFSAHVTGNFIVFAYQIIKGSDVHAWIKLLTFPVFIMAVITGGRIALKNTNHYTILFWEGIVLVLSGIASYAFGFLEIFSEWTIYTIAMATVFAMGLQNAFGKLYAKETHGPTTMMTGNVTQASLDLGSILKNGLKDAEILLSFKKQVVTIMGFLTGCFLGAIAGKFFGLGTLIIPGIAMLICYHYHREK
- a CDS encoding histidine kinase dimerization/phosphoacceptor domain -containing protein, with the translated sequence MNNSPHLAVKNHKCILYTIAAFLFLITHTNAQSKEDPDQLKKKIASAKSDNQKVELLLALSNYYLTKPGEFKADLDNANAINTEAKNLSNSLNYKLGKGKAILLEAQIFREKGDSKNGLKKTKEALAYFQKNNLTEQQGDSYAELAIYENDLDKKAELKTTSIELFKKSGAKEKQATALKELGELYSSNENPDKADPILLESLALYKTIKFRELQGVYNILSQVYTQKGNYPEALKYALLAEKTALAMRDNSLQLSSIYNRAALVYYYLRQNNKAEEYWYKALEIAKYYKDTDYVRTIAENLCSLLIRQKKQNDALKLIKEMQVNFPTTNIERQMVENYLLFNIYRLKKDNATAAIYYKRLVAYYGENAERNGNSIAVLRSYSAYHLQVKKYDDFYRTIKLLDSCAAATGNNNIRSESYLVWFKADSARGDYLNAIKHYQLYKSLSDSVFKGEKSKQINSLQVEFDSEKKDKNIDLLTQEAKLQKIQIHNATIVRYVFIGSVVVLILFLAFLYNSFRSKKKKNEELEIQRQQINEQNELNKKMLIEKEWLLKEIHHRVKNNLQIVISLLNTQSAYLDNEDALMAIQNSQHRMHAMSLIHQKLYQSDNLANIDMSWYIYELINYMKECFDTDKNILFVLDTEKVYLDVAQAVPLGLIINEAINNAIKYAFPSDRKGEVHVSLKNTEGNQYQLIIDDNGVGLPADFEDTERDSLGMNLMIGLSDQIDGIFDMKSDKGLKIKITFTRNTEFEGSSDNAEII